TGAAACAGTTTACTGAACAAAATAAGTGGTATGATATATAAAAAACTAGAGTAACAGTTTTAATCAAAGGCTTGATGTTAAATTGATTGTCGTAAAAGAACAAACGTTTTAAGCTCTGTTCTTTCAGGGCTAAGGTCTGTATCTAATGGTCCAGAAGGGCTCTGCAGACAAGTTTATTCTGGTTGTTGACTATTCACTGCTTTTATTATTGACCGCCAGAGGGCGCTGTTGTTTGAACATTAGTTTTTGGTGATGCTGGTCTGGACGGTGGAGCTCAGAGGAGAGAGTCAGCCTTTCTCAGGTTCTTGTCAGAGCACCAGTGCAGCTTGTTGAAATGGGTCAGCAGGCTTCTCTGCTATCAGCTCTGCTATTGgctctgctgctgtagctttGTTCAggaagcaaacagtcatctccAGGATTTCTGCTTTCTCCAGTTTGGAGTCCGGCTGCTGTTTGAAGAACTCTGGACCCAGGATAAACTTCAGCTGCTCAACGCAGGACTTAATTCTGTCTTTGCACAACTTCTCCACCAGAGGCTTTCCCAGCTGCAGAAAGtagaaaatacattaaaaaaaattgttcaaGACTTTTGTTTTAGTGAAAAAGTATATCATTTATTAAAAGTTTTTGACAATTGCATCAATTTTTGATTTACCTTATGAGTTGGAGTCACTTTCTCCTGATAGTTGATCATTGCAGTAGTGACTGTAGTTGGATCGCTGTGCTGTAAAGGTCTCAGTGGACAGAACCTGATTTCTGGTGTCATCCCTCCCATTTATACTTCACCATCTCTATATGAATGTGTGGGTCTTTCCCTGCTTGAGTTTTCTCAGTCTGAGCCAATCAGAGAGATATAAGGCATGGTCAGTGGCATCATGCTCCTGTTATTGCCCAGGGAACAATGGTTAGAGATCAGGGGAACAGGCGATAGACTCTGGGACACAGAGGTACTCCCAGAGCTCTATCTGAATCTCAGAAAATAGAAACCCTGTAAAGAAAACTAATATCCCATTTTGTCAATGGGAGTAACACGTTAATCTGGGTTTCCCACACTGACTCCCTGTGCTGTTGTCAGTGAGCCACAAAGAGACTTTAGTGGCAGATGCTGCCTGTGTGTTGCTGTAGAAAGAAAGCATTGCATCACCAACCATCTGGAGGGAAAAGATCCCATTGGTTGGCTCTGAGTGGTTGTAAAATTTGAAATTGTGGTGAAAATTTGCCATAATCAGAGTAGTTTCACATCATATTTTCAGGTTGCAATCACTGTCACACATTGTGAATTATGACTGATTAATGACCATCAACCACATCAGAATTTTAGTATTCAAGATTCCTGGTGGATAGCAGCAATATCATAGAACTACAATGACATAAAAACCAATTCATTTGCAGCTGTCTGAGTGATTTGTATTTCCACAATTATTTAACTAATAGAAATAAGCACAAGCTAATATGTAAGTTAAAATCCACAGCCTGTCCGTTATTGGCTCCACTCTGTAGGTGTCTACCATGGTCTCCAGAGGCCACTTTTGAAGACATTCTTGTCTTTGGTGATGCTGGTTTGGACTCACAGGAGCCACTTTTTCCAGTTTGGAGTCTGGATGCTGTTTAAGGAACTCTGGACCAAGGAAAGACTTAAGCTGCTCAGTGGAAGTGTTGATTTCCTCTCTATGTAACTTCTCCACAAAAGGATTTCTGATCTGCATAAAGAATACCAAGATCATCAAATAACCAGTTGGTGACTGTCATttcatcaaacaaaacaaatcatgtTCTGTTTGTTCTACTGAATCCTAAATTTACCTTGTGGGTCAGAGGGTTTCTTAGCATAGATGATTGCTGCAGTGATTACAGGTGCCACCTGTGGTTCTTTATCCTGTACTCTGTACTCAGAATCTGACCTGGGTCAGCAGCATTCACAGGGGACAGTAGTTTAGTATCagggaaacagctggaggaTTTTGTGCTGTGCAGTCAGTGGGAGTTAGCTAAACAAGCTAAACTTAGTTTTCCGCACTGGTTTTCTGTACAGAACAGACCCTTGGAGGGAAAGAGTCTGGTTGGGTCATTCTGACATACCATGAAAAGACGTGGACGTGATGCTTTCTGCTTTTAATTATGttcattctttttcacctcaaaAAAGGTGTCAATGCTGTACATTAATCActgaaaggtgtgtgtgtgtgtgtgtgtgtgtgtgtgtgtgtgttgggtgggTGGGTGATGGGGTGTTCATGGGGATTGCTGAAGTGTGCCAAATCCCTTTGCAGTAATAAAAAGCTGCTGGTGCTTTTGCCACAGTCCCCCAAAATTAGCAGGTGCCTGCCTACAAATAGACTTTCATTAATGGACTGCACACGTGCAGGTGCTACACAGTGGATGAGCTTCTCAGCAAATAATTGCCCATTAAGCCTTGAATGCATTTCTTGAACCCCAGGATATACATCTATaacacattttgagtttgatcaagcattgtttatttaaactattGTTTGTAATGATAAAGGAATTGTTTCCTTTTGGAAAGCCAACAGATATCATAAGCACTATACTGTAACTTGGACTTCAGCTGTTATTCTCTtagttagaaaaagaaaaagtatgaTGGCCCATGTGATTTTGTAATTTGAGGGGGTTTAGACTCCTGATTCCTTGTTAATCTGTCAGGGCAAAGGTCTGGATCTATTGTCCCACAGCAGCTATGTGAGTGAGTTTTGCCTGGTTTCCCACACACTTCCCTTTCACTGCTTTCACTGGAAGAACAATAGAAGTGTGCCTCATTATACAACACATTAGATACATTGTCTGAGGTCCTTAAAAAGGGACATGtttaaagttacatttttaaaaaaatgaaaacatgcacGAATGCACAAAAACATGAATTGGTTTGATGGCTTAATGTTGTTCAATTAACTACAGTGACACAAAACGAATAATTCAGCTTCATTAAATGAGTTTGGATTAAATTGCTTCAGACTTTGATAATTTAGTGAAACAAAACACGTGTAGTTTGATTGTCTGTTAAATTTCTTGAAAATTGATAGCTTGGTTTAAACATGaatttatataaaattatacatttatataaattggcatgttttttaaaaatatttatgttaaacgtcaacaaaaaaaaacatgtctgcTCGCTGTACTGAACAGAGAAACAGCTGTCTTtataaaagacacaaacagattGTGTTTCACATAAAGCAAGGTAGATGTTTACAAAGTCATATGCACCAATTCACGACTTTGTAGCTACAAGTTCACACTGTAAACTATAATAATACTATGTAATCATgaaatgttttttgtatttgagTTTTCTGTATGCCGTTTTCaaaccttttctctctctttgaatTTATTGTGAGTGCTGAAAATTGCTAGTAGGAGCTGGACAAAGTCATCTTGTCCACGTCACATCTGTGTCCTCTGTCTTTGGTTTGTCTGCTCTCGGTTTCCCACACTCAGTATTGAATAATGTGGTCAGTGCATGACAAAAGGACCCTGAAAAGAGCTTATGTAAAGGTTTGGCTGTGCTTTGACTGAAACAGTGTGACGTCACTAACCATCTGGAGGGAAAGTACATGATTGGTTGGCATGACCGGGCCTGATCAAAATCCAAAACTATTGTCAAAACcaaatctttttttataacTAAAATAATCTGCACCTAACTATTACACTTGATGGGGAAAATTTGGAATACACATAATCAACTAGTGCTCGATAGTTAAGGACTCACAGCCTACCTTGGTTCTAAAGTGTTCCAACAATCCACCACTGAAAGGATGTTAGTGACACATTTTATGTACATTAATTTTGGACActgattaataaaaataaatatttgccaTGTTAAAACAGCTTTATATTTAGCAACATAGGAACATACAGGAAGATATCAATATGTTACAACTGGTTATTAAGTATCTTAACACCTATATGTTTAACATGATCAGTTTTCAGTATTATGCCACCATATTGCATTTCACTCTGTCTACCAAGGACAGAGATCAACATTCATTGTCCCCACTGGGGCTCTGTGAGTGAGTTTCTTCTGGTTTCCCACACTGCATCCTTTCACTGCTTTCACAGGAAGAACAATGGAAGCGTGTCTCCTTACCCATAACATTAAAAGACAATAGTTATCGTTGAAGTTTTGGCCCTCCCATGGCCTGGGGACTGCTCCAAAGTGGTGGCCAataatttgttgatatttgaagctgaagaaaaaaaacacaaaatatttatgtttgaatttttatatttaaatgaagTCCTCTTCTAGTTGTGAATTTCCACTTTTTGATTGAATTATGGATTGACAAATGAACAAAACCTTGTATGATCACAATATTCCTTTATTAAGACACACTCAGTATTAACATTTTATAAAGTCTCCAACTGGAGGTAGATAGAGGTGATGATACATCACAACAGCCTGGTAACAACAGACactgtactcaaaatgagtggAGGATCAGTCATCTTTACAAAAGACACCAACAGCATGACATGAATCTTCATATCAGACTTTCATAAAACATGCTCCAAAGGGCATCATCTTAAAACAATCACAAAGTGATCCAAATAAGTCAATCCACTGTCTATACAGTGTATTTATCAACTTAACTGCATTTAATTGATACACTAATGattctaaaaatgaaaaataatctgACATTGTGTCATTCCCATAGGAattattttttgtagtttttttttacatgaaaaaGCAGAATAACAGGTTAAGAAAACATCTGTACATACAGAAGAAAGTTTTCTGAAGCAGAATTCTGTAATCTTTAACCAACATGGTCTTTCATGTTGACATGATGCTTTCTGTCTTTAGTCAAAAGTTATTGTTTGGGTCAATAACAAACTAAAGATAACAAATGTTAATATAACATCATCAGTACCTGAAGAGTAGGTATTATTAATAATTGCAGATGCAATCAGATTTCATTCATGCAATGTGCATGACAAGATATTttgtttcaaaaaacaaaatatgttgtttctttgatttcctcaggaaaaaaatcttccactaaaaacaaaacaaagtaaactGTTCTGTATGAACAAGAGGAAAAATCTTAAAAATCTCTGAATTTCAGAAGAACTCTGCTCTGAATTCTTTAACCAATATGATCATTGAAGTTAGTAAGGCTGATTGAAGTCTGTAGGTTTCTACCACGGCCTCCAGAGGGAGCTGGTGACTGTGTTGTCTTTGGTGATGCTGGTCTGGACTGTGTAGCTCAGAGGAGAGAAGTCAGCCTCACTCAGGCTTTTATCAGAGGAAGTGTGCAGCTGGTTGATGTGGTTCAGCAGGTTTCTCTGGGACTGAGTCTTCACCTCCACCTTTGACAGGAAGTTCACCATCTCTTGGGCACATCTGGAATAGCCCTTGTCAAGAACTGCTGAGTCTGCGGCCTGACGCTGCTGCTGCAGTCTAGTCAGGATGCTAACGGTCATCTCCAGGATGTCTGCCTTCTCCAGTTTGGAGTCTGGCTGCTGTTTGAGGAACTTTGGACCCAGGAGAGACTTGAGCTGTTCAATACTGCTGTTGATTCTCTCTCTGCGGATCTTCTCCACCAGAGGCTTTGTGAGCtgcaagaagaagaacaaagtCATTAATGAAATAGTTCAGGTGAACAGGTTTAGCTTTATCAAATGCAATCTTTAAAGAATAATGGATGACATTCAGATGATCTCCAATTTACCTTATGAGTCAAAGTCACATGATCCTGAGAATTAGTCATTACTGGAGTGAGTGTAGGTGCCATGGCTGGATCTCTGTGCTGTAGAGGTCTCTGTAGAGAGACTCTGATCTCTGCTGCCTTCATCCCTCCTATTTATACTCCCACATCTCCATATGAATGTGTGGGTCTTGGTCTGACTGGAGTTTCTCACAGTTttgaccaatcagagagctgtCCATTAGAGGAAAGAAATCTTGCCCACCACATGCTCAGTGGTCATATTAGTAGGGGACAATTGATACATCCCAAGGGAACAGATGGAGCACTcttgggtgggtgggtgtgtcaGCGTAAAAGACTCAGAAAGCTCTGTGTGAATCTGGGAAAGTGGTGACCCTGCAGAGAGGATTAATCTGCTACCTGATGCTGAGATCAGGGACTTTGACTCGGCACACGCTTTTCAAATCAAACTGTTTCTCTGATTAAGATAACTTTTCATTTCTCACCTGACACCCACTTAGTGTCATTGATTATCCTGAAAGTAACATTACTGGTTCTCACACAAACCCAATCAGACATCAGATGGTCTGTGGGTATTtctatggaaaaaaaatcatttaatgtCAGATCTGATCTTTTCCTTCTCACATAAGGTTCAACTCATGTGGCAAAGTGACCAAATTCATTTCCCAAGTGCTGAAGGACACTAGAAAACAATATCAGTGATAATAATGAACAGTACTGTTTCATTTTAATATATAGAATGGATTTATCTCAGTTTTTCTGATGTCCAGATGTAGCAGGTGTGTTTTTTGCCTTTCAGTTTGTGGTTGGTGTGAGCAGATAGTTGCCCTCACTTTCCCACACTCAGTGCTGAATGATGTGGTCAGTGCACTACAAAGGACTTTGAAAGGAGCTTTTGTGATGGTCGGTGGTCGTGTGCTCCAACAGAGACAGAGTCTGACGTCACCAACCATCTGGAGGGAAACAACATGATTGGTTGCCTCAAAATTTACTCAAATTTCAAAAGTGGaatatattttctttctgtaatAATATACAATTCATGATCCTCTATTTCAGTTTACATTTGGACAAAGTCTGAAATTTGCCCATCATGAAACTTTCATGTTTTCACATGCTCCAAATCTCATGTTCTGAAATGCAGGAGAAGGTCAAGGCAGCTGTTTCCTGAAGTGTGCCAAATCCCTCTGGACAATAGTCAGACACCCATGTGGTGAAGAATGCAAATCAACTTGAACTGTGACCCTCCTTCTCTTTGGTCCTGGAGAAGAAAAAGGCTC
This genomic interval from Oreochromis niloticus isolate F11D_XX linkage group LG5, O_niloticus_UMD_NMBU, whole genome shotgun sequence contains the following:
- the LOC109202243 gene encoding transcription factor HES-5, coding for MKAAEIRVSLQRPLQHRDPAMAPTLTPVMTNSQDHVTLTHKLTKPLVEKIRRERINSSIEQLKSLLGPKFLKQQPDSKLEKADILEMTVSILTRLQQQRQAADSAVLDKGYSRCAQEMVNFLSKVEVKTQSQRNLLNHINQLHTSSDKSLSEADFSPLSYTVQTSITKDNTVTSSLWRPW